A window of Sulfurimonas sp. C5 contains these coding sequences:
- the gmk gene encoding guanylate kinase: MSSINGAVLVLSGPSGAGKSSLINEIFDELGNCYFSISTTTRPMRQGEVDGVHYHFVSEEEFKKDIEEDLFLEYAVVHGNYYGTSIKPVKKALSEGKLVIFDIDVQGNTAINNRLGDITTSVFITPPSLTELETRLRNRSTDDEDVIERRIKMAKKEIQRVSEYEYLLVNDDLKTAAEKLLLIAKTARFKKANEEINDFVQKWEDL; the protein is encoded by the coding sequence ATGAGTAGTATAAACGGTGCAGTATTAGTACTTTCTGGCCCAAGCGGGGCAGGAAAAAGTTCTTTGATAAATGAGATCTTTGATGAACTTGGAAATTGTTATTTTTCAATCTCAACGACAACACGTCCTATGAGACAAGGGGAAGTGGATGGTGTACACTATCATTTCGTAAGTGAAGAAGAGTTCAAAAAAGATATAGAAGAGGACCTTTTCCTGGAATACGCGGTGGTGCACGGGAATTATTACGGAACTTCAATCAAGCCTGTAAAAAAAGCATTATCAGAAGGAAAACTTGTGATTTTCGATATTGACGTACAGGGAAATACGGCTATCAACAACCGTTTAGGTGACATTACCACTTCCGTATTTATTACACCACCTAGTTTAACTGAACTAGAAACAAGACTTCGCAACCGTTCTACTGATGATGAAGATGTGATTGAGCGTCGTATTAAAATGGCAAAAAAAGAGATTCAACGTGTAAGCGAGTATGAATACCTTCTTGTTAATGATGATCTCAAAACTGCGGCAGAAAAATTATTATTAATTGCAAAAACGGCAAGATTTAAAAAAGCAAACGAAGAGATCAACGACTTTGTACAAAAATGGGAAGATTTGTAA